From Lysobacter auxotrophicus, the proteins below share one genomic window:
- a CDS encoding mechanosensitive ion channel family protein: protein MMLLSFRTLVLGAALALSAFAPAIAQTKAAAVLPVAPEGPKAPVAIPVADIPLRADTDERFAEGVTLRAQQEDPTDRLAPQLDAIARSVDEKAKMFRTGDLRALPVMRLESFERHWKFDARRFARWQDEMRAATAPYGQSAAQLAQRRADWEATQQMARGGNMPAALASRVDALVAQLKAAEQALSKPLARQIALGRRANLVDARIQVGLRSVAEAIDYIDSRLIRLDSPPLWKARQDTTGSDDAMTSIKNGIGIEARFLTEYGASDFGNQRALHVLQVLLLPVLLWLSWRARRARREAEKAGLDPSPLDATTRVLQRPFSSWLLLSMMGVLAFEPDAPLLAHQFAMLIALIPVLRLLPPESRRLLGVWPYVATALYLLERIAIFFLANALVYRWYHLVLATLALLLTLGLLWRSRQHEHAGLEGRMGRAVHIAAWVSVVALAISLVSNVVGNVSLAEMLSSAVIDSGYLGLVLYAGMTVAIALLQLLLARGGDARLRVVRENATPLFALIQRLLTLAAIAGWVVFAMNRFRVFRPVYAFFESILTHTFQIGEIGLSLGHVLVFFVSIYVAFWAAKATRYLLQEEVLTRMSLPRGVGNSVASLTYYAVLLLGALVALTAAGFKMTQLAFIFGALGVGIGFGLQNVVNNFVSGLILMFERPIQPGDVVEITGTSGRVREIGMRATTIKTFDGADVVVPNGTLLSEKLTNWTLLDRNRRLDIDIGVAYGSDPAQLSALLQRTALQTTGIVSSPEPVVLFLGFGASALNFGVRAWTYDYDNSATIRSDLVSRIYAALNEAGIEMPFPQQDIHLRSVSEAAGEVLRRKPARGAADEGEGSQPRA from the coding sequence ATGATGCTGCTCTCGTTCCGCACCCTCGTCCTGGGCGCCGCGCTGGCGCTGTCGGCGTTCGCGCCCGCGATCGCGCAGACCAAGGCCGCCGCGGTGCTTCCGGTCGCGCCGGAAGGCCCCAAGGCACCGGTCGCCATTCCGGTGGCCGACATCCCGCTGCGCGCCGACACCGACGAGCGCTTCGCCGAAGGCGTCACCCTGCGCGCGCAGCAGGAAGACCCGACCGACCGCCTCGCGCCGCAGCTGGACGCCATCGCGCGATCGGTGGACGAGAAGGCGAAGATGTTCCGCACCGGCGACCTGCGCGCGCTGCCGGTGATGCGGCTGGAGAGTTTCGAACGGCACTGGAAGTTCGATGCGCGACGCTTCGCGCGCTGGCAGGACGAAATGCGTGCCGCGACCGCGCCGTACGGGCAGAGCGCGGCGCAGCTGGCGCAGCGTCGCGCCGACTGGGAAGCCACGCAGCAGATGGCGCGCGGCGGCAACATGCCGGCCGCGCTGGCCAGCCGCGTGGACGCGCTGGTCGCGCAGCTGAAGGCCGCCGAGCAGGCGCTGTCCAAACCGCTCGCGCGGCAGATCGCGCTGGGCCGCCGCGCGAACCTGGTCGACGCGCGCATCCAGGTCGGCCTGCGTTCGGTGGCCGAGGCGATCGACTACATCGACAGCCGCCTGATCCGGCTGGATTCGCCGCCGCTGTGGAAAGCGCGCCAGGACACCACCGGTTCGGACGACGCGATGACGTCGATCAAGAACGGCATCGGCATCGAGGCGCGGTTCCTGACCGAATACGGCGCGTCCGACTTCGGCAACCAGCGCGCCCTGCACGTGCTGCAGGTCCTGCTGCTGCCGGTGCTGCTGTGGCTGTCGTGGCGCGCGCGCCGTGCGCGTCGCGAGGCCGAAAAAGCCGGCCTAGACCCCAGCCCGCTGGACGCGACCACGCGCGTGCTGCAGCGGCCGTTCTCGTCGTGGCTGCTGCTGTCGATGATGGGCGTGCTCGCGTTCGAGCCGGACGCGCCGCTGCTGGCGCACCAGTTCGCGATGCTGATCGCGCTGATCCCGGTGCTTCGCCTGCTGCCGCCGGAGAGCAGGCGCCTGCTCGGTGTCTGGCCCTACGTCGCCACCGCGTTGTACCTGCTCGAACGCATCGCGATCTTCTTCCTCGCCAACGCCCTGGTGTACCGCTGGTACCACCTCGTGCTCGCGACGCTGGCGCTGCTGCTGACGCTGGGCCTGCTGTGGCGGTCGCGCCAGCACGAGCATGCCGGGCTGGAAGGGCGCATGGGCCGCGCGGTGCACATCGCGGCGTGGGTCAGCGTGGTGGCGTTGGCGATATCGCTCGTCTCCAACGTCGTGGGCAACGTCTCGCTCGCCGAAATGCTCAGCAGCGCGGTGATCGACAGCGGCTACCTCGGTCTCGTGCTGTACGCGGGCATGACGGTGGCGATCGCGTTGCTGCAGCTGCTGCTCGCGCGCGGCGGCGATGCGCGCCTGCGCGTGGTGCGCGAGAACGCGACGCCGTTGTTCGCGCTGATCCAGCGGCTGCTCACGCTTGCCGCGATCGCCGGCTGGGTCGTCTTCGCGATGAACCGGTTCCGCGTGTTCCGGCCGGTCTACGCGTTCTTCGAATCGATCCTCACCCATACGTTCCAGATCGGCGAGATCGGTCTCAGCCTGGGCCACGTGCTGGTGTTCTTCGTGTCGATCTACGTGGCCTTCTGGGCGGCGAAGGCGACGCGGTACCTGCTGCAGGAAGAAGTGCTCACGCGCATGTCGCTGCCGCGCGGCGTGGGCAACTCGGTGGCCTCGCTCACCTACTACGCGGTGTTGCTGCTCGGCGCGCTGGTCGCGCTGACGGCGGCCGGCTTCAAGATGACGCAGCTCGCCTTCATCTTCGGCGCGCTCGGCGTGGGCATCGGTTTCGGCCTGCAGAACGTAGTGAACAACTTCGTGTCCGGGCTGATCCTGATGTTCGAGCGCCCGATCCAGCCGGGCGACGTGGTGGAGATCACCGGCACGTCGGGCCGCGTGCGCGAGATCGGCATGCGCGCCACGACGATCAAGACCTTCGACGGCGCCGACGTCGTCGTGCCCAACGGCACGCTGTTGTCGGAGAAGCTGACCAACTGGACGCTGCTGGATCGCAACCGCCGGCTCGACATCGACATCGGCGTGGCCTACGGCAGCGACCCGGCGCAGCTGTCGGCGCTGTTGCAGCGCACGGCGTTGCAGACGACGGGCATCGTGAGCAGTCCGGAGCCGGTGGTGCTGTTCCTCGGCTTCGGTGCGAGCGCGCTCAACTTCGGCGTGCGTGCGTGGACGTACGACTACGACAACTCGGCGACGATCCGCAGCGACCTGGTGTCGC
- a CDS encoding DUF885 domain-containing protein — MTRLSLAVVLSATLAAASPVAAFDQAETVGSMMDRQTMDEVRRNPELRTLLGLSGDGIDLSGQLTDVGLARRAELRARMQGNLDELKRFDPARLTGQERWNYGLLSWFYQTQIDLMKPDWTPAWLPAGASTYAVDQLFSIPVSLPGFLENQHPVRDEAGAVSYVSRLRAVETKIDQVRANFDMQAKQGVLPPQTAMEGAASQIRALISVDPAKSPLVTSFEPKLAALKLPDARRDALLAQAVQAVRDDANPAYARLLARLDEEIAKQPGDRGVWALPDGAAFYDAALRWNTSTNLDADRIHALGVSEVARIEREMDARLRAQGRREGSVGERMSALVTDPRFQYEDTDAGHAALIADIRRNLAKLDPHVPEYFGRTPPQPLDVRAVPKQAEANAPGAYYIQPAMDGSRPGIFFVNFGNLKANTRWSLPTLTYHEGSPGHHFQISIAQTLTDLPMLRRSLNPSAFTEGWALYAEQLGAEMGLYRDDPWGDIGRLRAELFRSVRLVVDTGLHRKRWTPQQAIDYMRAHTGMPESEVRSEVYRYLVQPGQACSYKIGHLKFVELRDRAKRELGDRFDIRAFHDLVLGNGAVPLAVLEASIDDWIATQQGGGTRAASK; from the coding sequence ATGACCCGTCTTTCCCTCGCGGTGGTGCTGTCCGCGACGCTCGCGGCGGCCTCGCCCGTCGCCGCGTTCGACCAGGCCGAAACCGTCGGCTCGATGATGGACCGCCAGACGATGGACGAGGTCCGTCGCAATCCGGAGCTGCGCACGCTGCTCGGCCTGTCGGGTGACGGCATCGACCTGTCGGGCCAGCTCACCGACGTCGGCCTGGCGCGGCGCGCCGAGCTGCGGGCGCGCATGCAGGGCAACCTCGACGAGCTCAAGCGCTTCGATCCCGCGCGCCTCACGGGGCAGGAGCGCTGGAATTACGGCCTGCTGAGCTGGTTCTACCAGACCCAGATCGACCTGATGAAGCCGGACTGGACGCCCGCATGGCTGCCGGCGGGCGCCTCGACGTATGCGGTCGACCAGCTCTTCAGCATCCCGGTGTCGCTGCCGGGCTTCCTCGAAAACCAGCATCCCGTGCGCGACGAAGCCGGCGCGGTGTCGTACGTGTCGCGCCTGCGCGCGGTCGAAACGAAGATCGACCAGGTGCGCGCGAACTTCGACATGCAGGCCAAGCAGGGCGTGCTGCCGCCGCAGACCGCGATGGAAGGCGCGGCGTCGCAGATCCGCGCGCTGATCTCGGTCGATCCGGCGAAGAGCCCGCTGGTGACCTCGTTCGAGCCCAAGCTCGCGGCGCTGAAGCTGCCCGACGCACGTCGCGACGCGCTGCTCGCGCAGGCCGTGCAGGCGGTTCGTGACGATGCTAACCCCGCGTATGCGCGCCTGCTCGCGCGGCTGGACGAGGAGATCGCGAAGCAGCCGGGCGATCGCGGCGTGTGGGCGCTGCCGGACGGCGCCGCGTTCTACGACGCCGCGCTGCGCTGGAACACCAGCACCAACCTCGATGCCGACCGGATCCACGCGCTCGGCGTGTCGGAAGTCGCGCGCATCGAACGCGAGATGGACGCGCGCCTGCGTGCGCAGGGCCGGCGCGAGGGCAGCGTCGGCGAGCGCATGTCCGCGCTGGTGACCGACCCGCGCTTCCAGTACGAGGACACCGACGCCGGCCACGCGGCGCTGATCGCGGACATCCGTCGCAACCTCGCCAAGCTCGATCCGCACGTGCCGGAGTACTTCGGCCGCACGCCGCCGCAGCCGCTGGACGTGCGCGCCGTGCCGAAACAGGCCGAGGCCAACGCGCCGGGCGCGTACTACATCCAGCCGGCGATGGACGGCTCGCGGCCGGGCATCTTCTTCGTCAACTTCGGCAACCTGAAGGCGAACACGCGCTGGAGCCTGCCGACGTTGACGTACCACGAAGGCTCGCCGGGCCATCACTTCCAGATCTCCATCGCGCAGACGCTGACCGACCTGCCGATGCTGCGCCGCAGCCTCAATCCCAGCGCGTTCACCGAAGGCTGGGCGCTGTACGCCGAGCAGCTCGGCGCGGAAATGGGGCTGTATCGCGACGATCCGTGGGGCGACATCGGCCGCCTGCGCGCGGAGCTGTTCCGCTCCGTGCGGCTGGTTGTCGACACCGGCCTGCATCGCAAGCGCTGGACGCCGCAGCAGGCCATCGACTACATGCGCGCGCACACCGGCATGCCGGAGAGCGAAGTGCGCAGCGAGGTGTATCGCTACCTGGTGCAGCCCGGCCAGGCGTGCTCGTACAAGATCGGCCACCTGAAGTTCGTCGAACTGCGCGACCGCGCCAAGCGCGAACTGGGCGATCGCTTCGATATCCGCGCCTTCCACGACCTCGTGCTCGGCAACGGCGCCGTGCCGCTGGCGGTGCTCGAAGCCTCGATCGACGACTGGATCGCGACGCAGCAGGGCGGCGGCACGCGCGCCGCATCGAAGTGA